The Chloroflexota bacterium genome contains a region encoding:
- the ssnA gene encoding putative aminohydrolase SsnA, which translates to MLILNGILVTFGANPRIIPDGALRIEGDTITDVSTTPDLRARYPEEDTLDAQGQLVMPGLICAHTHFYGLFVRGMSLRGEPPADFPQILERLWWRLDKALTIEDIRYSALVCLIDAMRNGTTTLLDHHASPHAITYSLDAIAEAVTQAGLRCCLCYEVSDRDGPEAMQEGLDENARFIQRVKGKEGLLAATFGLHASLTLSDETLARAVEMARGLNAGFHIHVAEGIADVHDSLKKYGQRVVERLAQRGILGPKTIAAHCVHVDDHEMGILRETGTRVVHNPRSNMNNAVGVANVPKMLENGIEVGLGNDGFSNNMFSEMKTAYLLHKLASEDPRVLGADKVLTMAVQHNAQTAGLFYSKPLGELTPGAYADIVFLDYVPPTPLTEGNLPWHIIFGVDGAHVSTTIVAGKVLMHKRELKTLDEEEIGAKARELAAKLWQRL; encoded by the coding sequence ATGCTAATCCTTAATGGGATTTTGGTGACATTTGGAGCAAACCCGCGTATCATACCCGATGGTGCATTACGGATCGAAGGCGACACAATTACAGACGTCTCAACTACCCCAGACTTGAGAGCTCGGTATCCTGAGGAGGATACACTTGATGCACAGGGGCAGCTTGTGATGCCCGGCTTGATCTGCGCCCACACCCATTTCTATGGCCTGTTTGTGCGGGGCATGAGCCTGCGAGGAGAGCCGCCAGCCGATTTTCCGCAAATCCTGGAACGCCTTTGGTGGCGTTTGGACAAGGCACTCACCATCGAAGACATCCGCTATAGCGCTCTCGTGTGTCTGATTGATGCCATGCGCAATGGCACGACCACGCTCCTTGACCACCACGCCTCCCCACACGCTATCACCTACTCGCTGGATGCCATCGCGGAGGCAGTGACTCAAGCGGGGTTACGGTGTTGTCTGTGCTACGAGGTCTCGGATCGAGATGGGCCAGAGGCGATGCAGGAAGGCTTGGATGAGAATGCTCGCTTCATTCAACGCGTGAAAGGCAAAGAAGGATTGCTCGCCGCTACCTTTGGATTGCATGCCTCCCTCACTTTATCAGACGAGACGTTGGCTCGTGCGGTCGAGATGGCGAGGGGGCTCAATGCTGGATTCCACATTCATGTCGCAGAAGGTATTGCGGACGTGCACGATTCTCTGAAAAAGTATGGCCAGCGTGTAGTGGAACGCCTAGCCCAACGCGGTATCTTGGGACCCAAAACCATCGCTGCGCACTGCGTTCATGTAGACGACCACGAGATGGGCATCCTGCGAGAAACAGGCACGCGGGTAGTGCACAATCCGCGCTCCAACATGAACAACGCCGTCGGGGTGGCCAATGTGCCCAAGATGTTGGAGAATGGTATCGAGGTTGGTCTGGGCAACGATGGCTTCTCGAACAATATGTTCAGCGAAATGAAAACAGCCTATCTATTGCACAAGCTGGCTAGCGAGGACCCTCGGGTACTTGGTGCGGATAAGGTTTTGACAATGGCTGTGCAGCACAATGCGCAGACGGCCGGGCTTTTCTACTCTAAACCACTGGGAGAGCTCACACCGGGTGCTTATGCTGACATCGTGTTCCTGGACTATGTTCCCCCCACACCGCTGACGGAGGGGAATTTGCCTTGGCACATCATTTTCGGTGTGGATGGAGCTCACGTGAGCACGACGATCGTCGCGGGCAAAGTACTCATGCACAAACGCGAGTTGAAGACGTTGGATGAAGAGGAGATCGGGGCGAAGGCTCGTGAGCTGGCAGCCAAGCTCTGGCAGCGGCTGTAG
- a CDS encoding MBL fold metallo-hydrolase, producing the protein MPLQHILNNVYYLPGASNIGLIIGEEQQALLIDTGVGQRSGRLLLQILEEQGLNLVAILNTHGHGDHVGGNAYLVEHTGAKVYAPVYDSIVLQRPVWGAMCVFGGAEPIVELGTPRFAPQPCVTDVVVTEGEIQIAGITVQVVPLPGHTGSHTGYIVNDVFFTGDILAGEAELANTAISYAYSVTKRLESLEKLRHYSCAYYVLGHGQLERDIAGLIKRNIAQIMDVLNFIENYLAQAPAEVSSLLRAACQHYGIKIRNIREYYLLLPTLHAYLSHLSNSGQITYQITDNRLLWCTCRKE; encoded by the coding sequence TTGCCACTACAACATATCCTTAATAACGTCTATTACCTACCTGGTGCAAGCAACATTGGCCTCATTATAGGCGAGGAACAGCAAGCTCTCCTGATTGATACAGGAGTTGGGCAGCGTTCTGGACGATTGTTGTTGCAGATTCTGGAAGAACAAGGCCTCAATTTGGTGGCCATTCTCAACACCCATGGTCATGGTGACCACGTGGGAGGCAATGCTTATCTAGTCGAGCATACCGGTGCTAAAGTCTATGCTCCTGTGTATGATTCGATTGTATTACAGCGTCCTGTATGGGGTGCTATGTGTGTATTTGGTGGGGCTGAACCCATTGTCGAGTTAGGTACGCCTCGCTTTGCCCCTCAACCTTGTGTTACAGATGTGGTAGTGACCGAAGGTGAAATCCAGATTGCTGGGATAACAGTGCAGGTTGTACCCCTACCAGGTCACACGGGCAGTCATACCGGCTATATTGTGAACGATGTCTTTTTCACGGGGGATATTCTGGCTGGAGAAGCGGAATTAGCGAACACGGCTATTTCGTACGCCTATAGCGTTACCAAGCGCCTGGAAAGCCTGGAAAAACTGCGCCATTATTCCTGTGCGTATTACGTATTGGGGCATGGTCAACTCGAACGCGATATTGCCGGCCTTATCAAGCGCAATATCGCACAAATAATGGATGTTCTGAATTTTATCGAGAACTACCTCGCTCAAGCACCCGCTGAAGTCAGTAGTCTTTTGAGAGCTGCCTGTCAGCACTATGGGATCAAGATCCGCAATATCCGGGAATACTATCTTTTATTGCCAACGCTCCACGCTTATTTGAGCCATCTGAGCAACAGTGGCCAGATAACGTATCAGATCACAGACAATCGTTTGCTTTGGTGTACTTGTAGAAAGGAGTGA
- a CDS encoding PIG-L family deacetylase yields the protein MHKPPVKPIFLSPHLDDAALSCGGLIHQQAQQGIRPLVITCFAGVPDYCVLSPFAAWQHQRWGEVRDPVGLRRKEDAMAMACLCAEYEHWDYLDCIYRCHPVTGEFFYTAEEALFGPIASEELYLIDELVARLKITLSIESTHLYAPLAVGQHVDHQIVFQVALQLRRLGFTMQYYEDYPYAEDSESLASALGSWLSPPSSFVLALSEEDIEVKIAAIRHYRSQLAMLFGDEFAMAKRVKTRALAVGAGHGYGERYWQGGIKERRDA from the coding sequence ATGCACAAACCGCCTGTGAAACCCATCTTCCTATCTCCACATCTGGATGATGCTGCTCTATCCTGTGGTGGTCTCATCCATCAACAAGCGCAGCAGGGAATAAGACCACTGGTTATTACCTGTTTTGCTGGCGTGCCGGACTACTGCGTGCTCTCACCTTTTGCGGCCTGGCAACATCAGCGCTGGGGGGAAGTGCGTGATCCAGTTGGACTCCGACGCAAGGAAGATGCTATGGCGATGGCTTGTCTATGTGCAGAGTACGAACACTGGGATTACCTAGACTGCATTTACCGCTGCCATCCTGTTACTGGCGAGTTTTTCTATACTGCTGAGGAGGCCTTGTTCGGCCCAATAGCGAGTGAGGAGCTCTATCTCATTGACGAATTGGTTGCGCGTCTGAAAATAACCCTTTCTATTGAGAGTACGCACCTTTATGCACCCTTGGCTGTTGGCCAACACGTAGACCATCAAATTGTATTTCAAGTTGCGCTCCAATTGCGGCGTCTTGGCTTCACAATGCAATATTACGAAGACTATCCCTATGCCGAGGATAGCGAGAGCCTTGCCAGCGCTCTTGGCTCATGGCTCTCTCCTCCCTCGTCTTTCGTCTTGGCACTGAGTGAGGAGGATATAGAGGTTAAGATCGCTGCAATCCGACATTACCGTTCACAACTTGCCATGCTATTTGGCGATGAATTCGCTATGGCAAAGCGTGTCAAAACACGCGCTTTGGCTGTGGGTGCTGGCCATGGCTATGGAGAGAGATATTGGCAAGGAGGCATAAAGGAAAGACGGGATGCGTAG
- a CDS encoding fused MFS/spermidine synthase has translation MRSKRFVLHLLVLIGGAATMGVEMCASRLLAPYFGNSLPVWGLLIALILAYLALGYFIGGRLADSHPQASLLYRLSVWAGFTIGLIPYLARPILHYSVIGFINYQAGAVLGSLLSVLALFAIPCILLGCIFPFAIRLSIDQALSSGNVAGRIYALSTMGSLLGTFSSVFWLIPTFGTRRTIFAISLSLLTTAIIGLFQTAGRRALLYILLLAFIVALQLLPQGAIKPTEGLIYEMDSAYNYIQVLQNGEEIVLKLNEGEGIQSVYHPQQILTGYVYDYFLLAPFFRSGQPSPPVSSLCLIGLAGGTTARQYSVVFGALPIDGVEIDPAIIETGQRFFGLNLPNLHIVVEDGRYYLTYSRKVYDVVIVDAYCPPYIPFQFTTVEFFQQVRDHLTTDGVVAINVAHTETDYTLVEAIASTLKAVYPNVYIVDTLSNLNSVVIASRQPSDLATIHTRLSSLNDPILSNVVSRAAGRIHEFFTPYALTLCDDHAPVEQIVHMSIVRYFLGQPSREVEW, from the coding sequence ATGCGTAGCAAGCGATTTGTCCTACACTTGCTGGTTCTCATCGGGGGTGCAGCCACGATGGGCGTTGAGATGTGTGCCTCGCGCCTGCTTGCTCCCTACTTTGGCAATTCGTTGCCGGTGTGGGGGCTCCTGATTGCCTTGATATTGGCATACCTGGCGTTGGGTTATTTCATTGGCGGACGGCTTGCTGATAGCCATCCGCAGGCGAGCTTATTGTATCGGCTATCGGTTTGGGCGGGTTTCACCATTGGATTGATTCCCTACCTAGCTCGCCCTATCCTGCATTACTCCGTTATTGGCTTTATAAACTATCAAGCTGGAGCAGTATTGGGTTCTTTGCTAAGCGTCCTAGCACTATTTGCCATACCTTGTATTTTGTTAGGTTGCATTTTCCCCTTCGCGATACGCCTCAGCATCGATCAGGCATTATCCAGCGGGAACGTAGCTGGACGCATCTATGCTTTATCCACCATGGGCAGTCTCCTGGGAACTTTTAGCAGCGTTTTTTGGCTTATCCCCACCTTCGGCACTCGTCGCACTATATTTGCCATTTCACTCTCGTTGTTGACCACTGCCATCATCGGACTGTTCCAAACTGCTGGGCGTCGGGCGCTGCTTTATATTTTGTTATTGGCCTTTATTGTGGCACTCCAGTTGCTACCTCAGGGAGCGATCAAGCCAACGGAGGGTTTGATCTATGAGATGGACTCGGCATACAACTATATCCAGGTGCTTCAGAATGGGGAAGAGATTGTCCTCAAATTGAATGAGGGAGAGGGCATCCAATCGGTCTATCATCCGCAACAGATATTGACCGGGTACGTGTACGATTACTTTCTCCTGGCTCCTTTCTTTAGAAGCGGGCAACCTTCACCACCCGTAAGCAGCTTATGTTTGATTGGCCTGGCTGGAGGAACGACGGCACGGCAATACAGTGTGGTATTCGGGGCGCTCCCGATAGATGGCGTCGAGATTGATCCTGCCATTATCGAAACGGGGCAGCGCTTTTTTGGTTTGAACCTGCCCAACTTGCATATCGTCGTGGAGGATGGGCGTTATTACCTGACGTACAGCAGAAAAGTCTATGACGTGGTTATCGTGGACGCCTATTGCCCTCCCTATATTCCCTTTCAATTCACCACAGTCGAGTTCTTCCAGCAAGTCCGTGACCATCTTACCACCGATGGTGTAGTCGCTATCAATGTAGCACATACCGAGACAGATTACACCCTCGTAGAAGCCATCGCCAGCACTTTGAAAGCTGTCTATCCCAACGTGTACATCGTGGACACACTGAGCAATCTCAATAGCGTTGTGATTGCTTCGCGTCAGCCCAGCGATCTCGCTACTATCCACACTAGACTCTCTAGCCTGAATGATCCCATTTTGAGCAACGTGGTTTCCCGTGCTGCAGGTCGCATACACGAGTTTTTCACACCCTATGCACTCACACTCTGTGATGATCATGCTCCTGTGGAACAAATCGTGCACATGAGCATTGTTCGCTATTTTCTTGGCCAACCAAGTCGGGAGGTGGAGTGGTGA
- a CDS encoding TIGR01906 family membrane protein produces the protein MKTSVFFRIARTLFLVCTPLLLLLSNLYLLATPTFIRYEYGKPNFPPATRYGDAERLSLAEATLWYLRSNEGIDYLMNLCLQGQSVYNAREIKHLVDVKRVMSTAFWIHRICALLWGVTAVFVWRHPHERSGALRAIYQGNLALFLLLFAIGVLAYANFDLFFTAFHRLFFEGDSWLFAYSDTLIQLFPVPFWIDATWMLALLAMGECLIIGLAAFTLLRRLHV, from the coding sequence GTGAAAACCTCAGTGTTTTTCAGAATTGCGCGCACCTTGTTCCTAGTGTGCACTCCTCTACTGCTTCTCCTATCCAACCTGTACTTGCTGGCTACTCCCACCTTTATCCGCTATGAGTATGGTAAGCCGAATTTTCCGCCTGCGACTCGGTACGGCGACGCCGAACGCCTTTCCTTGGCGGAAGCGACATTGTGGTACCTGCGCTCCAACGAAGGCATTGATTATCTCATGAACCTATGCTTGCAAGGACAATCCGTTTACAACGCGCGTGAGATCAAACACCTGGTGGATGTAAAGCGAGTGATGAGCACTGCTTTCTGGATACACCGGATATGCGCTCTATTATGGGGAGTGACCGCTGTCTTTGTCTGGCGTCACCCTCACGAGAGGAGTGGAGCCCTGCGGGCCATCTACCAGGGCAATCTGGCGCTCTTTCTGTTGTTGTTCGCCATCGGCGTCTTGGCCTATGCTAATTTCGATCTGTTTTTCACCGCTTTCCATCGTCTCTTCTTCGAAGGAGATTCTTGGCTGTTTGCCTATTCAGATACACTGATTCAATTGTTTCCAGTGCCATTCTGGATTGATGCCACCTGGATGCTGGCCCTGCTGGCGATGGGCGAATGCCTCATCATAGGTTTGGCAGCTTTCACCTTGCTGCGCCGTTTACATGTCTGA
- a CDS encoding HD domain-containing protein: MISIEEARSYYSGVDAAHNFDHVLRVLKLAERICEAEGADMEILRAAVLLHDVARVAEDEGGPCHAREGAERARAILAGHPAEKVEAVAHAIATHRFRDSAIPQTLEARILYDADKLDAIGAIGVARAYAIAGRHAQRLWAEVPRDYARRSTDEARGDVADAQHTPVHEYFFKLSKLKDTLFTATARAIASSRHDFMVQFFERLEREVKGEL; this comes from the coding sequence ATGATCAGCATTGAAGAAGCCCGGTCTTATTACTCCGGGGTGGATGCTGCGCATAACTTTGATCACGTTCTGCGCGTTCTGAAGCTAGCCGAGCGCATTTGCGAAGCGGAAGGTGCGGATATGGAAATCCTTCGGGCTGCTGTTTTGCTGCACGATGTGGCACGTGTCGCAGAAGATGAAGGCGGACCATGCCATGCCCGTGAGGGGGCAGAGCGAGCACGGGCAATCCTGGCTGGCCACCCAGCAGAGAAGGTAGAAGCAGTTGCCCATGCCATCGCGACCCATCGCTTCCGTGACTCAGCTATCCCCCAGACATTGGAAGCGCGCATCCTTTACGACGCAGATAAACTGGATGCTATTGGTGCGATCGGGGTGGCCCGTGCCTATGCTATTGCTGGACGGCATGCGCAAAGGCTATGGGCTGAGGTGCCTCGAGACTATGCCCGACGAAGTACGGACGAAGCGCGCGGAGATGTAGCGGACGCACAGCACACGCCAGTCCATGAATATTTCTTCAAGTTATCCAAACTCAAGGACACGCTGTTCACTGCAACAGCACGAGCAATTGCCAGTAGCCGTCACGATTTCATGGTCCAGTTCTTTGAGAGATTAGAGCGAGAAGTAAAGGGCGAGCTATAA
- a CDS encoding S1 RNA-binding domain-containing protein: MSNDLAPVEKRSGPPGGDQHTADLSAGSTTEQQSRPSPSAHQVIEIPPTGNSTIVEQQASAKVGPEPMAIKPAQYPTEEEVPSAAPVSNTQVQSAAMQQVIPDEYTYMRPKRGEIRLGKIMVIRQDSILVDLGLKHEGVIPVEDLQRVGQDVIGSVSIGDEIPVYILRPEGGPEGSILVSWYRARQEQDWLDAQRLYETGEIWEGKVKGYNRGGLIVPYGKIRGFVPASQITGISRNMNTANLQERLAKMVGQSLHLKVIEVDRQNRRLIFSERTAQREWRTQQREKLLNELQEGARLRGVVSNICDFGVFVDLGGTDGLIHISELSWHRIKHPSDLVKIGQEVEVYVLRVDRENKRIALSLRLTEPDPWQVAMEKYKVGQVVTGTITKLIAFGAFAALDNGIEGLVHISELAEIPPKHPGEVVKVGDTLPMRVVKIDGQRKRIGLSLKRVSEEERAAWEEQRMAEAESEEEAKPSEEVQLATQEYPAGTTAAEFSDEILPEGPSPDEDEDKPPE, from the coding sequence ATGAGCAACGATCTCGCTCCCGTTGAAAAGAGATCCGGGCCACCAGGAGGGGATCAGCATACTGCTGACCTGTCGGCCGGATCAACAACGGAGCAACAATCGCGTCCCTCGCCGTCCGCTCACCAAGTGATAGAGATTCCCCCGACGGGGAACTCAACCATTGTGGAGCAGCAAGCCTCTGCCAAAGTTGGGCCTGAGCCGATGGCAATCAAGCCTGCTCAATACCCGACTGAAGAGGAGGTGCCCTCCGCAGCACCTGTTAGCAATACGCAGGTACAATCCGCTGCAATGCAGCAAGTGATTCCTGACGAGTATACGTATATGCGGCCTAAACGAGGGGAAATACGTTTGGGAAAGATTATGGTCATCAGACAGGACAGCATACTGGTAGACCTGGGTCTCAAGCACGAAGGTGTTATCCCTGTAGAAGACTTGCAACGGGTGGGTCAAGACGTGATAGGGTCCGTTTCTATTGGAGATGAAATACCGGTTTATATCCTCAGACCCGAAGGTGGGCCGGAGGGCAGTATTCTCGTTTCCTGGTACCGCGCCCGGCAAGAGCAAGATTGGCTCGACGCGCAACGGCTGTATGAAACAGGTGAAATTTGGGAAGGAAAAGTCAAAGGCTACAATCGAGGTGGGTTGATTGTACCGTATGGCAAAATCCGCGGATTTGTTCCCGCTTCACAGATCACGGGTATATCACGCAATATGAATACAGCCAACCTACAGGAACGATTAGCCAAGATGGTGGGACAGAGCTTACATCTCAAAGTGATCGAAGTCGACCGCCAAAACCGCCGCTTGATTTTCTCTGAGCGCACAGCGCAACGCGAGTGGCGCACCCAGCAACGTGAAAAACTGCTTAACGAGCTGCAAGAAGGAGCCCGTTTGAGAGGTGTAGTGAGCAATATCTGCGACTTTGGAGTTTTTGTTGATCTGGGCGGCACGGATGGCTTGATCCACATCTCCGAATTGTCTTGGCATCGTATCAAACATCCCAGCGATCTGGTTAAGATAGGCCAGGAAGTGGAGGTTTACGTACTACGCGTCGACAGAGAAAATAAACGGATTGCGCTGAGTTTGAGACTAACGGAACCAGACCCCTGGCAAGTTGCCATGGAGAAGTACAAGGTAGGGCAAGTGGTAACCGGTACGATTACCAAGCTCATTGCTTTTGGCGCCTTCGCCGCGCTTGATAACGGCATCGAAGGGCTAGTTCATATCTCTGAACTAGCAGAAATTCCACCCAAACATCCCGGCGAGGTAGTCAAAGTAGGCGATACCTTACCTATGCGGGTTGTAAAAATAGATGGTCAACGGAAGAGAATAGGGTTGAGCCTGAAACGCGTTTCGGAAGAGGAAAGGGCTGCATGGGAGGAACAGCGCATGGCAGAGGCTGAATCTGAAGAGGAGGCTAAGCCCAGCGAGGAGGTACAACTCGCAACGCAAGAGTACCCTGCAGGGACAACAGCAGCTGAATTCTCTGATGAAATCCTGCCCGAAGGGCCCTCGCCAGACGAGGATGAAGATAAACCTCCTGAGTAA
- a CDS encoding TraR/DksA C4-type zinc finger protein produces the protein MLDLVSTKKRLQEQLKEALKELEQLDQRLQQKADYGHGKGDPAIYEWEFTLALRQQAQARVETIRQALQKCEEGRYGICERCGEPIDPERLEILPLTTLCIKCARASRA, from the coding sequence ATGCTTGACCTTGTGAGCACCAAAAAGAGGCTGCAAGAACAACTGAAAGAAGCACTGAAAGAACTCGAGCAATTGGATCAGCGGCTGCAACAGAAAGCAGACTATGGGCATGGCAAGGGAGACCCTGCCATCTATGAATGGGAATTCACCCTAGCCTTGCGTCAACAAGCTCAAGCGCGCGTAGAAACGATTCGCCAGGCTCTGCAGAAATGTGAAGAAGGACGTTATGGAATCTGCGAACGATGCGGAGAACCCATAGATCCGGAACGTCTGGAGATACTCCCGCTAACAACTTTGTGCATCAAATGTGCTCGAGCCAGTCGCGCTTGA
- a CDS encoding N-acyl homoserine lactonase family protein, with protein MLRLHIFNTGWASVQERQLYVGGSTATRTLPVLSFVIEHPKGLVVFDTGLNASLALRPRQYVGWPSNPLLPFRSSPGMNLSTQMRGRGLPPEEVACVVLSHLHYDHTGDLRAFSKARLIVARLEWQAAQSPLRRFKGYLDKEYSGLAFSLIDFPLYSNRTPNNALQGQYGWDLMEDGSLILVPTFGHTQGHQSLLVFLPYGVILLAGDAVYVREGYARPATQPHAQFPESAWRTLIGIRALAKGEPNAIILPTHDDSVLHRLQRPDIVIDVVRIT; from the coding sequence ATGCTCAGGTTACACATTTTCAATACCGGCTGGGCCTCTGTGCAGGAAAGACAACTTTATGTAGGTGGCAGCACTGCTACGCGCACCTTGCCGGTGTTATCTTTCGTTATTGAACACCCCAAAGGCTTGGTTGTTTTTGATACTGGGCTCAACGCTTCTCTTGCTCTCCGCCCAAGGCAGTACGTAGGCTGGCCAAGCAATCCTTTGCTCCCATTTCGCTCCTCGCCGGGGATGAATCTTTCAACCCAAATGAGAGGCAGGGGACTGCCACCCGAAGAAGTGGCCTGTGTGGTGCTTTCTCACTTACATTACGATCATACAGGCGACCTGCGCGCCTTCTCCAAGGCGCGGCTTATCGTGGCTCGGCTAGAATGGCAGGCAGCACAGTCACCTCTTAGACGTTTCAAAGGCTATCTGGACAAAGAGTACAGTGGACTAGCTTTTTCCTTAATAGACTTTCCCCTGTATTCAAACCGCACGCCCAATAATGCCCTACAAGGCCAGTATGGTTGGGACTTGATGGAAGATGGCAGCCTGATCCTGGTGCCAACATTTGGGCATACCCAGGGTCACCAATCGCTGCTTGTCTTCCTCCCCTATGGAGTGATACTTCTCGCTGGAGACGCCGTGTATGTGCGCGAGGGTTATGCCAGACCTGCAACACAGCCTCATGCACAATTTCCCGAAAGTGCCTGGCGTACTCTCATCGGCATACGGGCACTGGCAAAAGGCGAGCCCAATGCCATCATTTTGCCCACGCACGATGACAGTGTACTACATAGGCTGCAGCGACCTGACATCGTAATAGACGTCGTGCGCATAACCTGA
- a CDS encoding dihydrodipicolinate reductase, with translation MSEPIRILHYGLGPIGIRIAQVVASRPDLVSVGAVDIDPAKAGKDLGDVAEIGRTVGVPVQKDLATALEKCKPDVALHATGSHLASILPQFVALGEAGLPVISTCEELSYPWFHHPQEAQQIDEVARRNRIAILGTGINPGFIMDTLVLILSGVCPSVTRVRVRRVVDLSTRRKQLQQKVGVNMTTEEFAARKAAGGLGHIGLPESVAMIAAGLKWEAERIEQTLDPVIAPCALDSALGSVAAGRVQGQHQIVRGYVAGQERITLELKMALQAPDAGDFIDLEGPESVSSALRGVQGDIATAAIVVNAIPRILTAAPGLRTMLDMPLLSSIGL, from the coding sequence GTGTCTGAACCGATTCGTATATTGCATTACGGACTGGGACCCATTGGGATACGCATTGCCCAGGTGGTGGCCTCTAGGCCTGACCTTGTATCTGTCGGGGCAGTAGATATCGACCCTGCCAAAGCAGGAAAAGACCTCGGGGATGTAGCCGAAATAGGGCGAACAGTGGGCGTTCCTGTGCAAAAGGACCTCGCTACAGCGTTGGAAAAATGCAAACCCGATGTCGCATTGCATGCCACGGGCTCGCACCTGGCAAGCATCTTGCCGCAATTTGTGGCCTTGGGCGAAGCGGGACTACCCGTCATTTCCACTTGTGAGGAACTTTCCTATCCTTGGTTCCACCACCCGCAGGAAGCGCAGCAGATTGACGAAGTAGCTCGGCGCAATCGCATCGCCATTCTGGGAACGGGCATTAACCCGGGTTTTATTATGGACACTCTTGTCCTTATCCTTTCAGGTGTTTGTCCATCAGTTACGAGGGTTCGCGTGCGTCGTGTAGTAGACCTTTCCACTCGCCGCAAGCAATTGCAGCAGAAAGTGGGCGTCAATATGACCACAGAGGAATTTGCAGCCCGCAAAGCAGCAGGAGGATTGGGCCACATTGGTTTACCTGAATCTGTGGCGATGATTGCTGCTGGGTTGAAGTGGGAGGCGGAACGGATAGAACAAACTTTGGACCCGGTAATTGCTCCTTGTGCTCTGGACAGCGCTTTGGGTTCAGTGGCGGCAGGACGAGTGCAGGGTCAGCACCAGATCGTACGAGGTTATGTGGCTGGTCAGGAACGTATAACGCTTGAGTTAAAGATGGCACTACAAGCGCCCGATGCTGGCGACTTTATAGATCTAGAGGGACCTGAATCGGTATCTTCCGCTCTGCGAGGGGTACAAGGGGATATAGCTACTGCAGCGATTGTCGTCAACGCCATCCCCCGCATTTTGACTGCGGCTCCTGGCCTGCGCACTATGCTGGATATGCCGTTGCTTAGCAGCATTGGACTCTGA